One genomic segment of Heterodontus francisci isolate sHetFra1 chromosome 25, sHetFra1.hap1, whole genome shotgun sequence includes these proteins:
- the LOC137383980 gene encoding proteoglycan 4-like has product MKFDTDASSYLSKIVGIELDPGDLENFYIIPEGTRYHQRCKIPLIADAKKLLWADKKCFTAARNIAKSSKIATNRSPRATMPTNQGVNATKSPMTNTTKYPSVITSRNNNLHLYRNFNVVKHPKVLHRSVFRQDLATAAKRLWKSITKNLGSSITGNPSAIVTQNHKTAITRNTVKMPRTTTVRNSLVTPTGSTWLAATKSPGRTTRSLWVTIKKNPKSNITRRLSVTASKNPRTVITRKPWVTPTQMPRRTTIRNPLITTTGRNSLTITSRNPNTVAISNSLATTMRSQNRVRIRNPNNIIIKIPYTAAVQNPNKPTIQKPNSSNPNWVTPKTVTIRYPNRIATKKPNRIATEKPNRIAIQKPNRIAIQKPNRIATQKPNQIAIQKPNQIAIQKSNRIATQKPNQIATQKSNQIAIQKPNQIAIQKPNQIAIQKPNRIAIQKPNRIATQKPNQIAIQKPNQIAIQKPNQIAIQKPNRIAIQKPNRIAIQKPNRIAIQKPNQIAIQKPNRIAIQKPNRIATQKPNQIAIQKPNRIAIQKPNRIAIQKASTTAAQSSNGITVEKISKITVEELNKTIILKTKRPTIRKRDKDVIQNPNIITVRNANIININ; this is encoded by the coding sequence TTGACACGGATGCCAGCTCCTATCTGAGTAAAATTGTTGGGATTGAGCTTGACCCAGGAGATCTAGAAAACTTTTATATCATCCCTGAAGGGACAAGGTACCACCAAAGATGCAAGATCCCTTTAATCGCTGATGCAAAGAAATTACTGTGGGCAGATAAAAAATGTTTTACAGCCGCGAGAAATATTGCCAAGAGCTCTAAGATAGCAACCAATCGAAGTCCTAGGGCAACAATGCCTACAAATCAAGGAGTAAATGCCACTAAAAGCCCTATGACTAATACCACTAAATACCCTTCCGTGATCACCAgcagaaacaacaacttgcatttatacagaaactttaacgtagtaaaacatcccaaggtgcttcaccggagTGTTTTCAGACAAGATTTGGCCACTGCTGCTAAAAGGCTTTGGAAAAGCATAACTAAAAACCTTGGGTCAAGCATCACTGGAAACCCTTCAGCAATTGTCACACAGAACCATAAGACAGCTATTACTAGAAACACTGTTAAGATGCCAAGGACAACTACTGTTAGAAATTCTTTGGTGACTCCCACTGGAAGTACTTGGCTAGCTGCCACTAAGAGTCCAGGTAGAACTACTAGAAGCCTATGGGTGACTATAAAGAAAAACCCTAAGTCAAACATCACTAGAAGACTTTCAGTAACTGCCAGTAAGAACCCCAGGACAGTGATCACTAGAAAACCTTGGGTGACTCCGACTCAGATGCCAAGAAGAACCACCATTCGAAATCCTTTGATAACAACCACTGgaagaaactctttgacaatcaccAGTAGAAATCCTAACACAGTTGCTATTAGCAATTCCTTGGCAACTACAATGAGAAGCCAAAATAGGGTGAGAATTAGAAATCCAAATAACATTATTATTAAAATTCCTTACACTGCCGCTGTTCAAAACCCCAACAAGCCCACCATTCAAAAACCCAATAGCAGTAATCCCAACTGGGTGACCCCCAAAACGGTCACCATTCGATATCCCAACAGGATCGCCACCAAAAAGCCAAACCGGATCGCCACCGAAAAACCCAACCGGATCGCCATCCAAAAACCCAACCGGATCGCCATCCAAAAACCCAACCGGATCGCCACCCAAAAACCCAATCAGATCGCCATCCAAAAACCCAATCAGATCGCCATCCAAAAATCCAACCGGATCGCCACCCAAAAACCCAATCAGATCGCCACCCAAAAATCCAATCAGATCGCCATCCAAAAACCCAATCAGATCGCCATCCAAAAACCCAATCAGATCGCCATCCAAAAACCCAACCGGATCGCCATCCAAAAACCCAACCGGATCGCCACCCAAAAACCCAATCAGATCGCCATCCAAAAACCCAATCAGATCGCCATCCAAAAACCCAATCAGATCGCCATCCAAAAACCCAACCGGATCGCCATCCAAAAACCCAACCGGATCGCCATCCAAAAACCCAACCGGATCGCCATCCAAAAACCCAATCAGATCGCCATCCAAAAACCCAACCGGATCGCCATCCAAAAACCCAACCGGATCGCCACCCAAAAACCCAATCAGATCGCCATCCAAAAACCCAACCGGATCGCCATCCAAAAACCCAACCGGATCGCCATCCAAAAGGCCAGCACAACAGCTGCTCAAAGCTCCAATGGGATTACAGTTGAAAAGATAAGTAAAATCACTGTTGAAGAGCTCAACAAGACAATCATTCTAAAGACCAAAAGGCCCACTATTAGAAAACGTGACAAGGACGTCATTCAAAACCCCAACATAATCACCGTTAGAAATGCTAACATTATCAACATTAACTAG